GGAGAACAAAATATATCTACAAGACAAAAAAACAGACCAAGTTAAGATCTGTGGTTAAATTTTTTCTGCATGGATCATTTGCTCTGCATGGATCATTTGTATAAAAGGTATCAGCCAATGTCTACTATCTCCATCTTCCAACAGATTACTTAGACACATCTTTGGCGGCCTGAGAAAATATGACTAACTAGATACAAATTAAGAATAAGCTAACATTCCTACTAGCTTCAGGAATTGGTTCAATAAGGTTTACTCTTGAGTTATTGATCACTGGCTACGCAGCAGGAAAAAAGGGTTACTGCAAGAATCTCCTAACTACAGGTCAGAATGGCTTATAGACATTTTCTGTAAATGGAGGCAAGAAAAAGAACCTGTAACAAGCTATGCTTTTCCTTGGAGGTATCTGCACACGCACAcaaataaagaagaagatgagctcACTTGCTGTAACATTACACGTAGACTGTAGGATAAGATTCAAAGCGAGTCAATCAATGTTGTCTATGAACAATGATCAAGACATGAACTTTAACATTTGCAGATGACTTTTTCAATACCAATGCAAAACATCTATAATGCGAGACTGGTATTACTAACTAACTAATGATCAAAGGCAGTAACTTCAAACTTGATCAAGCATAAAAGACGCATGAGGATTCATCAAAAATTCGAAATACCCAACTCATTAAACCTACTTAAAACCCATGTCTTGGCGGATAAGTAAAAAGATTTTTATCCCGCCAAAATGTGGGTTCGAAGTATGTAAgactcaatttttttaattttgtgataTTTACAAATGATATCGTTTTAACGAAAATGTCATATCAGCTATTTAGCAACTCGAATAAGAGATTGACTAATCACCATTGTATTCAATGTATATATACGCACGTTTGTGAAAGTTCGTGTagacttttcaaaaatttgttGAATTCATGATGCAATATGCACTATAATAAAGTTCATGATAGAATAGGCACGACCCAAAAAGTTGAGTTTGAAATAGGCCATCTATACCATTACTTCTATCTGTGATTACCTCAAAATCACCCGATCTTTTTAACTAGTTTAAATCTGGACCGTCCATTGTTTTTACTTTTACACGTTCGACATATCATCCAAAGCTGACAAGTCAACATGAAACAGTTGATGGACCAGCCTATGAAGGAACATCCATATCTATAcagttcgggtacccgttcgggttcggtcgggtattttgaattttcgaaTATTTTGGTATAGAGGTGTAAAATCCGTTCgagtatttctgtacttcgggtcgggttcgggtatttttagttcggattcggttatttcggatcagattcaaatatttagatttaaaaaattaaataagatttttcatttctaaaatttcatgtatttaaaaacataaattttacttaactaatttttcatttttaatagattgcatggttaatagatttggacataacattttgaaactaaaaagaaattaatttggttattgtttttaaattttggatgtaaatttttgttaattcttgaaataaaaaatttgacatgcattttaattgagtatcaaatcattttatccgtaattgtatgtatatcatatgaacttaaagtatgtgtagtatcaatttaaatattttatataaaataagagatgtaaactagaaatataaaattagttatacataTGTTTTGTTATCTTCGAATATTtattcgggtttggatattacccgttcgggttcgagtATCAAATTTCTCCTGATTCAATATCCGTTCGaattttggttcagttttttGGATCTGCTTCGGATATCGGATAAAGTGCTCACAATTAGTTCTTGTATTCATAATAGTTGACTCAACGACACTCAGGTTTTTTACTTCATGGGCCTTATCTAATAAGGCTTTAGGCCCATTATAGATACGGTGGacaaatctgtttttgattgATATGCGACTCTTCATGGTGTTGAGTAGGTAAAAACCGAGTGTTCGTGTCAGTATCCGTGGTCCCTTTAATAATCGGCTGCTCCTCTCGCAGACGTTTTGCTACACTTGAGATAACAGATGGCGGCTGCTACTTCATCCATCGCTCCTCCCCTCTCGTGCCCgtctctttcttcttccctcAGGTCATCGAAAGGCACAAGCTTTGCTTTGCCCAGCATCAGTTTCGTCTCGTCTACTTCAAAGTCTCTGAGGTCGCTCACTGCCACCGTCCCTGGAAATGGAACCGGATCTTCCCTCTCCGCGAGGATGGTTGCGTCGTCTGCGGTCAGAGCACCTGTTTCTCTCGATTTCGAGACGTCTGTGTTCAAAAAGGAGAAGGTCTCTCTTGCTGGTTACGATGAGGTTGTTCTCCTTTTTCATCAACTCTTTCTATTAAAAGTCTGCTCTTTTGAGGGTTTATGATTTGAATCAATGTGTTTGTTTTAGTACATTGTGAGAGGAGGAAGGGACTTGTTCAAGCATCTTCCTGATGCTTTCAAAGGGATTAAGCAGATTGGTGTCATTGGCTGGGGCTCTCAGGTATATATCTTTGTGCTTTGCTTAGTCAACATGTTTGATTTGTGGGTTTGTTACTTAAGAAGCAAAGCTAACAACTTTAAGGAGTTTTTGTTTTAGTAACTAATAATTTATCCTTCAAATAGCTTGAAACTTAGCTATGACTGTGGTTCACTGTGGAAGATAGTTTCTTGATCACGTCATGTGAATAAAATTGGTCATAATTGAAGTGTTTTTGTTTACACGGTTTTGATATAATTGAGTTTGAATGGGCAAATTGAAATAGATCGTGTCTCGTGCTAACGGAATGTATGTTTGCAGGGACCTGCTCAAGCTCAGAATCTAAGGGATTCACTTGTGGAGGCTAAGTCTGACATTGTTGTTAAGGTACTAATCCCCAACCTGATGAGTTGGCttcattcttttgttttttttaattagaatttGTCTTTTGCTTTCGGCTGTTACTTGAAGACTATTCTctgacttgttttttttttgtccgaaTGGAAATGTAGATTGGGCTTAGAAAGGGTTCTAAATCGTTTGAGGAGGCACGTGCTGTTGGCTTCACCGAAGAGAGTGGTACTTTGGGTGATATATGGGAAACCATCTCTGGTAGTGATCTCGTGTTGCTTTTGATCTCTGATGCTGCTCAGGTTAGTTCATCTCAGAATCTTCATTATCTTGCTCCTTAGGTGCCTACGTTTGATTCTAATgcatattgtttttcttttgcaggCTGATAACTATGAGAAAATATTCTCACACATGAAGCCAAACAGCATTCTCGGTCTGTCACACGGGTTTCTACTAGGGCATTTACAGTCAATGGGACTTGATTTCCCAAAGAACATCAGCGTGGTAGCTGTTTGCCCTAAGGGAATGGGTCCATCCGTGAGGAGGCTTTATGTCCAAGGCAAAGAAATCAACGGTGCTGGAATCAACGCTAGTTTTGCAGTCCACCAggttctctatctctctctctcactataCAGCTAAAGCTATTTATACCTTCCTGTGTTCATTTTTCTCACTATCTGTTTGCAGGATGTTGACGGTAGAGCCGCTGATGTTGCTCTGGGATGGTCAGTAGCACTTGGTTCTCCTTTTACCTTTGCTACTACTCTTGAGCAAGAGTACAAGAGTGACATCTTTGGAGAAAGAGGTGAATCTGGACCTCAACTTATAAACTTTCTTTCTATATCTCAATCCTATGCTTAAAACCTATCTTCATCTTGTTTTGTTTGTGAATAGGTATTTTGCTTGGTGCGGTTCACGGAATCGTGGAGTCTCTCTTTAGAAGGTACACCGAAAATGGAATGAGCGAAGACTTGGCTTACAAGAACACAGTAGAGTGCATCACAGGAACAATCTCAAGGATTATCTCTACTCAGGGCATGTTGGCTGTCTACAACTCCTTGTCTGAAGAAGGCAAAAAGGACTTCGAGACTGCATACAGTGCATCCTTCTACCCTTGTATGGAGATTCTCTACGAATGTTACGAGGATGTAGCAGCTGGCAGCGAGATCCGGAGTGTTGTCTTAGCCGGTCGTCGCTTCTATGTAATATAACTCATCTTTCAAACTTCTTGTTTCTTACATTTACTCAAAACACAGTTCCTTGATGGCTTTTACTTGCTTGTAACACAGGATAAGGAGGGCTTGCCTGCATTCCCAATGGGTAAGATTGATCAGACAAGAATGTGGAAGGTCGGTGAACGTGTCAGGAAGTCAAGACCAGCTGGTGACTTGGGTCCGTTGTATCCCTTCACCGCTGGAGTTTACGTTGCCCTTATGATGGCTCAGGTATGTATATATGTacgtgtttttatttatattcggTTTGGTTTCTGTTCTAAATCTTGGTTTATTGTTAGATTGAGATCTTGAGGAAGAAGGGTCACTCATACTCAGAGATCATCAACGAGAGTGTGATTGAATCTGTTGATTCTCTTAACCCCTTTATGCATGCTAGAGGAGTGTCCTTCATGGTGGACAACTGCTCGACCACAGCGAGATTGGGATCGAGGAAATGGGCACCGAGGTTCGACTACAACCTGACGCAACAAGCTTTAGTGGCTGTGGACAGTGGTGCACCAATCAACAAAGACTTGATAAGCAACTTCTTTGCTGATCCAGTCCATGGTGCTATCGAGGTCTGTGCACAGCTCAGGCCTACCGTTGATATCTCTGTGCCTGAAGATGCAGATTTTGTTCGACCTGAGCTGCGTCAGTCTAGCTGAGTGAATGGTTGAATGATTATCAGTTTCTTTTGATGTAacggtttgaaaaaaaaaagacaaatggGTTTTGGAAGGTTTAGGCGTGAGTGTTTCGTTTTGGACGGTTTGAATAATGATGTCTCTTTGTCTCTTTGGACGTTCCATTAATGGAATGTTCTCTTATGTTCTGTCTGCTTTGGTTAAATCTTCTTACACTCCTTAAAGGGGTTTATGGCGGAAATAAATTACTATATGAAGAGGTATTATTCTGGCGACATGACTATCGATTTGGATTCTGTTATtcagaaaatattttctttttagtcTAAAGACttcctaataatttttttgagaaatatcatttttatgttgtaaggTTTTAAAGTATAAATTGTTTGTTGTTCATTTATAAAAGAGAAATAGCATCAAATTACACTAAGTCAAgtctttgttaaaaaaaaaaaaataacacaagggataaaatctttaaaataccaTCATTAATGtgtaaaataaagatattaCTCCTTATGTTCCTTATAGAtccattttttagaaaaataattgttttaaaaatatacattttttacattttcaagacatttattattgaaaaattgtatttttcaaaaaatacaattgtgtttaataaaatttcattggttaaaagttattgggaGTAGTTAATTAAAGAAAACAATGTActggaaaatacaattttaaatgttttcttaataagtgtgaaaaaactataatatggattttttaggaacggagagagtatataTTAGGGTTTAAGAcgttcaaatatatatattttagatttaatgtttaGTGAGTAGAGTTTAAGTTTAGTATTTAAAGAATGAGATTAAAGTCAGGATTTAGGAtgtatgataattttattttttattgattaataaatgtgattttggaatttttgctttttgaatgctattttgtgacacttttttattaaacaatCTATTATGCAATTtgtcttttataaaaaatcattttataagttttttaaaaaaaattataaacattttatttatgatGTTTTTGGTAAAGATTTATGATGTTTATAActcaaatgataaaaaaatttatgtgtataaatataaatatctataaggtttataaaatatttatatggattggagtgaatatatgtatatactatatagtcattaatttccaatttttattatatacatattgtTACAATCAGAAATAATTTGTGCTTTTCTATTCAAAATTAAAGATAGGACTTGGCAGAGCACAATgcttttgtctttctttttacTGTGAAATGAAAGAATCTAAATTATTAGAATCACATGTAATGACATGTGCTCTCCCTCCCCTCTGCACATTTTCATGATATGTCAAGTCTTTTTCCCTTTCcctccatttttcttttttaaaataagatataaaaaaaatccataaaGCTTAtgtaaacaaagagagaaaagaatcaaaataaataaatagaattttcTCCAATCATATGATAGTGTGGCTCAAGAAATAGAGAAAGAGAATACCAACATGTGTAGCCAATCATATTGTATACTTCTTTCCCcacatttcatttcatttatcctataaaaaacactaaaaacaaACTTTTATCTTCTCGGTTCAAACTTGCTTTCCAGAGTTCTTAACGTCCTGGTGTCCAACGGATAAGTGAGTAACCAAAAATAATAGTAGATGATAACCAAAGTTTTGGGGTAAGCTTATAATATGTATCTATCATCTCTCTAGTCTCCGTGACATATGCTGACTGAGCTGAGTAACCAAAAATAATATGTCGTTTAGCGCATTCTAACACTAGAAATGCATGACTATTAATTAATACGATACATTTActtaattttgaagaaaaaggtTTACTGAGTAATTAATGGAATCCCACAAAGAGATCATTACccttttaatttgattatttttggttCGTTAATAAAGACAAAATCTTGGTGTTTAGTGTCAAGAATCATACATGATCTTGATTTGACACCaatgttttgtaattatttCTGTCAACAGTACCAGttcaacctctttttttttcttcttgaataCCAGTTCAACCTTGAGATCTACATTAATCATATTCGCCATATACAAGTAACCCTATACATGTTAATacttttcatcaagaaaaaaaacaacagtTAACATGAAACATTCTTAAGATGTTTTCGtattgttttgatatatgtTTAGGTAAAAGATTCTCGACCTTCGTATATTAACAGGCCGGCTCTTACCTATGACAACATGGGCATTTGTCATGGATCCATGGAtccacaaatttttttaatgttgttttatgaGTTATAAAAACCTATTTCACTATATTAGTTTATCAAATAGTTGgtgaaattataataaaaagatccataataaattaaaaataatacaaagaCAACAATAAAAATTACGTACGGTCTCTTTACCATTCCCAATTTTCCAATTTATAAAGTctaattttcatataaagacctattttctaaaaaaaagttCTATTAATACCAAAAGGTTCTTgtggttcaattttttttttaaaatgcaatGAGAAATGTTAGACGACGGTAAAAGAGtccatattttatgttttgccCAAGGTTATTAAATCGTTTAAGACGTCACTGAATTATTAGAGCACTCCCGTTAAGGGTATCCACCTCGAAGTATCTAAAAGTATATTtacgtatatatattatatatgtgtatgtaaataCGAAGTTCTAAACTTTACAGGGAATCGTGACCTAAAGTAACTAGttattatgatatttttggTTATGTTTCTCGTAAAATTTAGAACCGCAgttacatacacatatataatatatacatatacataaatatacttTTAGATAATTTGAGATAGATATTGAAGGGGTGCTCTTAGTTTATTAACTACTTTCTACTGCCTAATGAAGTAAACTATGGAATAACGTGGAAACATGTATATAATCAGAAACTAACTTTACTCGAGTTTATATCAAACTTGTTCCGATTAacaagaaatatattttaaattcgatACAGGCATGTGAAATGTTAAACAAACAGCACACATATCGTGCATAGTATACGAAAAGCTCTTCAACTTTTTCCTTGTTCATGATTATAAGAAACCAAAAAAGAACAATTTGAATAAACTCCTTAACTAATGATGTTTATTGATGATGATAAAGAAGAGGATTCACAGCTTGTGAGCATATGCTCACATGCTCGAGCATATAAAACCTAAGGTGGCAACCAATAAGGGTCACTGCAATAATCTTGTTAACTTGATTAATGGTTTTAATTACTaatataactatataatttgtatttattatatCTTATAAATAAGCCTACTTGCATATTTCTCTTTCTCATTTCCGTTATTGATAAATATGTATTGACAGAATACTAATGGTATTAGGTTACGTTACCTTTTATAAATTATACCATAAAGGATATGAACAGTAGTTATTCATATATTGGTACTTTGACAAAAATGACCTATAATAACTGATACTCAAATTAATATATACGATTTTTTATTATCATTCGGAAAAATAACACGATCCAAATTAACTCTATTGATTTCAACATgcatcaaaaatataatttcaatttgataaacatattataacaactctaaaacatgtttttaattAGTCTTCACATACACAAACATGTAACTGTGTGCatcaaaaagtaaaaatgtATTAGTTAAGATCAGATAATATAAATAACTAGTTTTGTCTAGAGCAGTGTCGATTAAACGTGCaacattttcatttatataaaaaatgcgAGTTGGATGGTAATGCGATCTACATATATTCTTACTTACTGTATTTGCACTGACATCATTTCGTTATGAGATAAAAATATGAATGATGAAACATTGGATACCCTTAATGACCAGATAGCCAAGCATTGTTTGTcgttaattaaaataaaacaatttaaacagATAATACACATACGTGGTTTATTTGTCGTTGTATATACTATCAAGaatcattttgttcattttgtttatttactctGTTAATTACATATACGGCATATACCGTTAGACCAAATCagaatattacatatatataattgctggaactatacatatatttttctattaggTGCCTAGATCGTTGTGACGTCTAGTTAATCCTGTAAGCAAGTAGATccttcaataaataaaaatctccagctcgatattaataaaattgagaTCGAAGAATCAACCTATGTGAGTATTTTTAATACAACCGTCGTCATTTGGTGAGCATTATTTCTAGTGAACATTAGAAACATACACAACAAAATTATCATCCCGTATATCCGACATGACGAGATGTTTAAGATAGTATTAACTTCTTCagtttttatatacttttagagatttaaacaatacttaaaagttataaaatattcACGTAGACTACTTATGTATTCGGTGTATTTTTCATAACGATTAACGAAGTTCATGTGTGTTTTTCTTGTtgacatgtgtttttttttttaccttttattgTATactctttttgttatttttgttttgcgTCGTGAAATTTTTGATTGGATAACAATTGAGCACACGTCATGTTCGATTCTTAAAATACCTATATATGCGGGTCCTTGTTCTTCCAGCACACCACTAACAATAAGACCATGCCTTGAAAAcattagggcatctccaaccccactctatttttcactctaaaatagagtttagagtaaaaatgctccaatgatactctattttccactctataatagagtaaaaaatgggtttactctatatatagagtaagttgttttttgtttgttcatcactctattttccactctaaaatagagtaccattggagtatatcacaactctattatagagttactctattttagagtaaaaaatagagtgaaccattggagatggtcttaggaGCATTATTTTAACTAActttcttataaataaaattaattatgtatATAGTATGTTCCCCAACGGGAGGAAAAGGGGATTTTCtcctctctgttttttttttgttttttcttctgatTTCTCCTTTGTGTTTTTAATACaactttttgtttattattctaATCACTAATCACCGAGTACGATGGTCTAAGAAGATGTAAAACCATAATTACCTTCTAACCACTCACTCATAATTACAATTTTACTCATCATTCCCACTTTTATCGATTCTGATTGGGTCATAAATTGCGGCCAACATCAATATTATTTGGTATTTTGTTTAATCCTTTTATGGAAAAATGATTTGGCCACATGGTCTTGACATGGGATTAATACTCTCATTGTTTTTAGAACCTCAtctatattttctatttatagtAACTCCAAGATACCTATACctcttttataatttaatacgtttttaaaaattgttgtaatgtagtttttcttttGAGAAAAATGGTTGTAATGTTGTTCCTGAACGATAGGTGTTCcatatgttttaagttttttcacTTCCAGCGCCAAAACAAggtttaatatacaaaaaaagaagaaaaaaaatacatatatgaaatGAATAAAATCAATAATGAGTTTTAAATATTCCTTATTATGAATAAAATCAAGTATGTGAAAGGTGCCCATCGGtcaatgattatttttatttggggaccaattttcttttgttatgaaTATGTACTTTGATGTTTCTCCATTCTAGTTCTGGTCAAAGTTGAAAAAAGCCGGTTTGATTGATCCGAAATTTGGAGCCACTCATGTCACGGACCGTTTGGTATGGGGAAATGTCCGTCCCCCATATTGGTTTGGCGGAAATATGGGACCGCTCTCTCTTTATTCCGTCCGGTTTAGCGGAGATTACTCCGTTTAAATTTATTAGACGGCGTTAATACATTCGGCGTGCTTAGCTGGCAACTGTAGCAAAGAGGTTAAGAAACAGCTGGCATGGTCACTCTCTGCACGTGGCCAGAGTCGCGCTTATTTACAATAGTACCCCTATTCGGGACTTCATTATAAAAATGCTTTATTTGTTCTATATTATTCAGCTATAAGCCTATAACGAacgatataataaataattaaatgtgtttttgggaaaaaacaaataaatgtaCACCAATTAAagttacaaataaataaatatttttcctatttacttcaaagaaataaaagaaaatgaaattagCAGGCTTTCTTTTTGAAGAATGCCAGCTAATAGCTACGCATCAGTAAATGAGCCTTCACATctcttttgctttatttttccATGATTTCTGATTTTGGTTTCTGTTCTTTTGCTCTCTTCTACGTATAGAATTAtgcttttttcttttcattttcggGTGAATGTATAAAGAATATAATCTTCATATGCtatttttttcacaaaacatTGTATATGGTAGTATTATGTCACAAAAACACTTTGTAACATTGAATTattcatatatttcaaaatctTTCACAATATTTGGAGCTAGCCGCTAGTTTGCTGAATACATTTGTTGGAAAAGAAGATTTCGTCCTCAAGTTTTCTGTATTGGAATTGTACATGCAAGAGTTACATACAACACATGAAAAAGAACATAACTAGGTCGTGAAGAGACATACAATAATTAATCTTGATCATATAAAACGATGAGGATGGGTTTCTTGATGATATATGGTGATAGTATTAGTATTATTCACAGTTTTAATCTGAATCGACtaatatttcaaataatttcCACAAAAAATTCATGCCCAACGTGAACAAGCGAAAATAGGTTTCTATCAACAAACTGCCCATTTAAAATCTGATATTTCTTCATATATACTTTGAATGTCAAGTTCTTGATTTTGACACACTCAAAGTTCTTTGAGCAAACGAGAACAACAAATATTATTCAGtttaaacaacaacaaaaaaaaaactttgaacgtcaagtttaatttaaacacactcaacattttcctttttttaagcATCACTCAAAGTTCTTTGAGCAAACGAGAACAACAAACATTATCTAGTTTCTCAATAACATAAATTAACTTCCACCTTAGCTTTCACCATCACGACAAGTAAATATTCACTAATGACAGCGGCAGGGGAGACTCTTGTATTATATACTTCTGATACGAAGTTCAACgaaattatttttctaacaaaagAGTGATGGCATATATTCGCGAACTGAGACTCCATAGAAGGAactcataaaatattgaatatgTAACATagttaaaacttttataaattatcaacCATAACTCCATACTTACGGTCATATTATGACATATTATAACCCACACTGAACCAGATCATTTTAACTGTGAATTCTTATACTGGCGGTATAGTTTATGTACAAGTCATTGTATTAGTTGCAGCCTTGCATGGATGGTCAACATGATTTAGGTGTGGTTGCTGTATTACACATCGAAAATCACAGGATGCATTAAATGTTAAAACTATTGCCTCATGTTGAATAGTAGTATTAGGTTTccaaaaatcttatttttgtgTGGTCGGCAAATAGAATTTTCATCTAAATATTCTGTTCAAACGTAATAATCCACAAAGTCAACCATACTCAGTCTCTATagtacatttaaaaaaaaaattaaattacacaGTCTACCCTTTTTTTAACGACAAAGCAGCCGTGAAAGACACGGAAGTCAATGAAGACAAGAGCGGCTCGTGCCTCTTGATgatcacaagaagaagaagaagatcaatgtCTTAATCTCAGAACTAGTCCTttgtattaaattaataaaaacttaaaaacgcaaaatctaattatatttaaaaattttgattttttaccCTTTCATTTAATTTCCTCTTTGCTATATATCacaagatctctctctctctctctctctctctctctctctctctctctctatctctctcttcacGAACTGTTCTTCCTTCATTCTTATTACTCTGAAGCCATTAGATTTGGTTTCTGAAACGATGTCACATTACAGAAGACACTCGTTGGAACCTTCCATTGACTCCATTTCCAGTAGGTTCCGTGATTCTCTCAACTTCCAAAGAGATGACGATGACGTCATCAACAAACCGGACTTCCGAGAACTCGATTATCCGTTGAAGCCACGTGTCTCCTCTTCCGCCGCCGCGACTCCGGCCGCTAGCGGCAGCAGCTCAAGCTCCTCCGGCTCTGCTTCCGGCAAACCTTCCGTCACTTCTCAGCTAGCTAAACGGAGCCACTCCGGCGAGCTGACGGAGTCCGGTTCGGGTACACCCGGATCCGGAGCCAAGAACCGGACTCCAAAACCGGGTCACAGAAGATCCGCTTCCGCCGGAACGCCGTTGATATACTCCGGCTTAGCCTTCTCTCCGGTGAAAAATCGCGGCGGAGGAAGCGGCGCGACGTCGCCGAGCCCCGGCGTTGTGCCGAGCGGGAACATATGTCCGTCGGGGAAGATTCCGAAGACCGGAATGGCCTCACGCGCCTCCGTTAAACCGGAGACTCTGTTCACGGGGAATGGCAACTACGGCCACGGAAACATCGTGCGCGGCGGCGGCGGGAAGGCGAAGCCGGAGACGCGTGATCCGGAGGAGGTGAAGAAGGCGGGTAACGATATGTATAGGAAAGGGAACTTCTCAGAGGCATTGTCGCTTTACGACAAAGCGATCTCAATGTCGCCGGAGAATCCAGCTTACAGAAGCAACCGCGCGGCGGCGTTGGCTGCGTCGGGGAGGTTGAAAGAAGCTGTTAAAGAGTGTCTTGAAGCTGTGAGATTGGATCCTTCTTACGTTAGAGCTCACCAGAGACTCGCTTCTCTCTATCTCAGGTAAGATCTTTACTACAGTTCTTGTAATAGATCGGTAATAAAAGGAATGATCTTTTTGTTGGTGTTGTTGGCTTAGATTGGGAGAAGCTGAGAATGCAAGACGTCACCTTTGTTTCTCCGGGCAATGTCCCGACAAAGCTGAGTTGCAGCGGGTCCAAACGCTTGAGAAGCATCTCAGGTTGTGTAGTGAGG
The nucleotide sequence above comes from Brassica napus cultivar Da-Ae chromosome A9, Da-Ae, whole genome shotgun sequence. Encoded proteins:
- the LOC106368142 gene encoding ketol-acid reductoisomerase, chloroplastic-like — protein: MAAATSSIAPPLSCPSLSSSLRSSKGTSFALPSISFVSSTSKSLRSLTATVPGNGTGSSLSARMVASSAVRAPVSLDFETSVFKKEKVSLAGYDEYIVRGGRDLFKHLPDAFKGIKQIGVIGWGSQGPAQAQNLRDSLVEAKSDIVVKIGLRKGSKSFEEARAVGFTEESGTLGDIWETISGSDLVLLLISDAAQADNYEKIFSHMKPNSILGLSHGFLLGHLQSMGLDFPKNISVVAVCPKGMGPSVRRLYVQGKEINGAGINASFAVHQDVDGRAADVALGWSVALGSPFTFATTLEQEYKSDIFGERGILLGAVHGIVESLFRRYTENGMSEDLAYKNTVECITGTISRIISTQGMLAVYNSLSEEGKKDFETAYSASFYPCMEILYECYEDVAAGSEIRSVVLAGRRFYDKEGLPAFPMGKIDQTRMWKVGERVRKSRPAGDLGPLYPFTAGVYVALMMAQIEILRKKGHSYSEIINESVIESVDSLNPFMHARGVSFMVDNCSTTARLGSRKWAPRFDYNLTQQALVAVDSGAPINKDLISNFFADPVHGAIEVCAQLRPTVDISVPEDADFVRPELRQSS